The following proteins are co-located in the Procambarus clarkii isolate CNS0578487 chromosome 16, FALCON_Pclarkii_2.0, whole genome shotgun sequence genome:
- the LOC138365208 gene encoding peptide transporter family 1-like, whose product MRDLRIAASSYLLWRPLLRVLLLFCTFPLFWALFYQTFTGMIFQAKRLDGKVGSYRIPPDMSSTANPLLVLALIPVFDFVVYPLLARVGVLTTTTSRMIAGICFTIIAFLVYALVNMSVEQTFIPPEQARIHVYNALPCQMVVEVPFVKTGQLSVESGGQVVLPGLTVTHGDEVEAKVTASCLSPDMRQVRVRVLDAHETTLLVTSTGVLALPPTLEYIKDEDADTKVRVLAPAHNELNVTLTYDTILHNFQLLEGKTEFQRISPQEYKVMVEEVEVGEAAVYQDGVYDIVITTTDVFLFPMTAPANVHMVWLLPQYVLITIGDVLFTVSGMDFAYSQAPMAMKSSLQAANLFTITVGLWLFAGLTSLSSATGAFKHRASHEAFFYACLMSVNTIIFIVLIRRNKKSRLRTPVWRHTQVNPVCEPINN is encoded by the exons atgcgtgatttacgcattgcggccagctcgtaccttctatggagaccTCTCTTGCGTGTCCTTCTGCTGTTCTGCACCTTCCCGCTCTTCTGGGCTCTCTTCTATCAGACCTTCACTGGTATGATATTCCAGGCTAAACGTCTCGACGGTAAGGTGGGCAGTTATAGGATCCCGCCAGATATGTCTTCCACTGCCAACCCACTGCTCGTTTTAGCTCTCATTCCGGTCTTTGATTTTGTGGTCTACCCCTTGTTGGCCCGTGTTGGCGTTCTCACCACGACCACATCCCGGATGATCGCGGGGATATGCTTCACCATCATCGCCTTCCTGGTCTACGCACTGGTGAACATGAGCGTGGAACAGACTTTCATTCCTCCAGAGCAGGCGAGAATCCACGTTTACAACGCACTGCCTTgccagatggtggtggaggtgccctTCGTCAAGACCGGTCAGCTGAGTGTGGAGAGCGGAGGCCAGGTGGTTCTGCCTGGCTTGACTGTCACACatggtgatgaggtggaggccaaGGTGACAGCCTCCTGCCTCTCCCCAGACATGAGGCAGGTGAGAGTGAGGGTGCTGGATGCCCATGAAACAACACTCCTTGTCACCTCCACTGGCGTGCTGgctctccctcccacactcgAGTACATCAAGGACGAAGATGCCGACACCAAA GTGCGGGTGTTGGCGCCTGCGCACAACGAGCTCAACGTGACGCTCACGTACGACACCATCCTCCACAACTTCCAGCTCCTGGAGGGAAAGACGGAGTTCCAGCGCATCAGTCCCCAGGAGTACAAGGTGATGGTGGAAGAGGTGGAAGTTGGGGAGGCTGCAGTGTACCAGGACGGTGTGTACGacatcgtcatcaccaccaccgacGTCTTCCTCTTCCCCATGACGGCCCCTGCAAACGTCCACATGGTGTGGCTCCTTCCCCAGTACGTCCTCATCACCATCGGCGATGTCCTCTTCACAGTCTCTGGCATGGACTTTGCTTACTCGCAGGCCCCGATGGCCATGAAGTCTTCACTGCAGGCAGCCAATCTCTTCACAATTACTGTCGGCTTGTGGCTCTTTGCAGGACTAACAAGCCTGAGCTCTGCCACGGGGGCCTTCAAGCACCGAGCCTCTCACGAAGCCTTCTTCTATGCTTGTCTCATGTCCGTCAACACAATAATCTTCATCGTGCTGATTAGGAGAAACAAGAAATCTCGCCTGAGGACCCCGGTATGGAGACATACACAAGTGAATCCTGTCTGTGAGCCCATCAACAATTAG